One window from the genome of Natrialba magadii ATCC 43099 encodes:
- a CDS encoding ABC transporter ATP-binding protein: MTDELSQSTSPRSSVSPAESAPESGPESKPKPESESGSGSGSESRSKSESESGPEPAQTPVLEATGLDHDYGAVSVLEDVSVSLRPGTVTALIGPNGSGKTTLIRALAGLHEPTAGTVTYHGPDTARQIGYLPQQPSFRPDFSVIETLRFYASLVGAANPEATARAHLDRVGLGDAASRPADALSGGMTRLLGIAQATIGDPPVIILDEPGSGLDPGMSMHVFDIAAELAADGMAVLLSSHDLELVERVADDVLLLDDGQIIQRGSTADLKNRLDADSLWDVYRNATGGDTDTVTVQGESA; encoded by the coding sequence ATGACTGACGAACTATCGCAATCGACGTCACCGCGTTCATCGGTATCACCAGCAGAATCAGCGCCTGAATCAGGACCGGAATCGAAACCGAAACCCGAATCTGAGTCGGGGTCGGGGTCGGGGTCGGAATCGAGATCGAAGTCTGAGTCGGAATCAGGACCCGAACCAGCACAGACACCTGTCCTCGAAGCGACGGGGCTCGACCACGACTACGGAGCCGTCTCCGTCCTCGAGGACGTCTCAGTCTCGCTACGCCCTGGAACGGTAACGGCGCTAATCGGCCCGAACGGCTCTGGAAAGACGACACTGATCCGCGCGCTGGCGGGCCTCCACGAACCGACCGCGGGGACCGTTACCTACCACGGCCCCGACACGGCGCGCCAGATTGGCTACCTTCCCCAGCAGCCGTCGTTCCGACCTGATTTCAGCGTCATCGAGACGCTTCGGTTCTACGCGTCACTCGTCGGCGCAGCCAACCCAGAGGCAACGGCGCGAGCACACCTCGATCGGGTCGGCCTGGGCGACGCAGCATCGCGTCCGGCCGACGCACTCTCCGGTGGTATGACTCGCCTGCTCGGTATCGCACAGGCGACGATCGGTGATCCGCCGGTTATCATCCTCGACGAGCCCGGAAGCGGGCTCGATCCGGGAATGAGCATGCACGTGTTCGACATCGCAGCAGAACTCGCTGCAGACGGCATGGCAGTCCTCCTGAGTTCACACGACCTCGAACTGGTCGAACGGGTCGCCGACGACGTGTTGTTGCTCGACGACGGCCAGATTATCCAGCGCGGCTCGACTGCCGACCTCAAGAACCGCCTGGACGCAGACTCGCTGTGGGACGTTTACCGGAACGCGACGGGCGGCGACACTGACACGGTTACCGTACAGGGTGAATCAGCATGA
- a CDS encoding aldehyde ferredoxin oxidoreductase family protein — translation MTELGGFQDRLARIDLSDGSVGYESIDEEDARKYIGARGLGVKHVFEQGPDVDPLGPDNLLAFMNGPLSGTQVTMSGRIAVCTKSPLTGTVTDSHHGGWSGARLKWAGFDGLLVEGEADDPVYAYVEDGEVELRDASHLWGLGVHETRDQLEEEVDGSYGKNLSLMAIGPGGENEVKYACIMNEDDRASGRGGTGCVMGSKNLKAIVIKSTTKMPQPADQETFREGHQQAMQAITESEVTAPNEGGLSMYGTNVLMNIGEEMDGLPTKNGRYTSTEAMRDAEGVDIDAERVSGENVRENILVDEPTCHSCPVACKKEVEVQAMHKGEEMNVRTESYEYESAYALGPNSGHTDRDAVALMLERCNDMGVDTIETGNMMAMAMEMSEEGKLTDEGELEWGDTETMIDMIERIAHREDDLADLLAEGPRRVADRKEAHDNSLAVKGQTIAAYDPRCMKGMGIGYATSNRGACHLRGYTPAAEILGIPEKVDPYEYEGKGELTAAFQDLHAISDSFDICKFNAFAEGIEEYVLQYNGMTGLDVSEEELLEAGERIYNLERYYNNLVGFDGADDSLPARFLEGEDGIPGQGASEGEFCELDEMKEEYYDHRGWVDGVVPDEKLEALEIDIGPGTGVSAGDSPAPADD, via the coding sequence ATGACCGAACTCGGCGGTTTTCAGGACCGGCTCGCACGCATCGATCTGTCCGACGGCTCGGTCGGCTACGAGTCGATTGACGAGGAAGACGCACGGAAGTATATCGGTGCACGCGGACTGGGTGTAAAGCACGTGTTCGAACAGGGGCCGGACGTCGATCCGCTCGGACCGGACAACCTGCTCGCGTTCATGAACGGACCACTCTCGGGGACACAGGTGACGATGAGCGGCCGGATCGCCGTCTGTACGAAGTCACCACTGACCGGCACCGTCACCGACAGCCATCACGGCGGCTGGTCCGGCGCGCGCCTGAAGTGGGCCGGCTTCGACGGCCTACTGGTCGAAGGCGAGGCCGACGACCCCGTCTACGCCTACGTCGAAGACGGCGAGGTCGAACTCCGCGACGCCAGCCACCTCTGGGGGCTGGGCGTCCACGAGACCCGCGACCAACTCGAGGAGGAGGTCGACGGCAGCTATGGAAAGAACCTCTCGCTGATGGCCATCGGCCCTGGTGGCGAGAACGAGGTCAAGTACGCCTGTATCATGAACGAGGACGACCGTGCCTCGGGCCGCGGCGGCACGGGCTGTGTCATGGGGTCGAAGAACCTCAAGGCGATCGTCATCAAGTCGACGACGAAGATGCCCCAGCCGGCCGATCAGGAGACGTTCCGCGAGGGCCACCAGCAGGCGATGCAGGCGATCACGGAATCCGAAGTCACCGCGCCGAACGAGGGCGGCCTCTCGATGTACGGGACGAACGTCCTGATGAACATCGGCGAGGAGATGGACGGTCTGCCGACGAAAAACGGCCGCTACACCTCGACTGAGGCTATGCGCGACGCGGAAGGCGTCGACATCGACGCAGAACGCGTCTCCGGAGAGAACGTCCGCGAGAACATTCTCGTCGACGAACCGACCTGCCACTCCTGTCCGGTCGCCTGCAAGAAGGAAGTCGAAGTCCAGGCGATGCACAAGGGCGAGGAGATGAACGTCCGCACCGAATCCTACGAGTACGAATCCGCCTACGCGCTCGGTCCGAACTCCGGCCACACCGACCGCGACGCCGTCGCGCTCATGCTCGAGCGCTGTAACGACATGGGCGTCGATACCATCGAGACGGGCAACATGATGGCGATGGCCATGGAGATGTCCGAGGAGGGCAAACTCACTGACGAGGGTGAACTCGAGTGGGGCGACACGGAGACCATGATCGACATGATCGAGCGGATCGCCCACCGCGAGGATGACCTCGCGGACCTGCTCGCGGAGGGGCCACGCCGCGTCGCGGATCGCAAGGAGGCTCACGACAACTCCCTCGCGGTGAAGGGCCAGACGATCGCGGCCTACGACCCGCGCTGCATGAAAGGAATGGGCATTGGCTACGCCACCTCGAACCGGGGGGCCTGTCACCTGCGCGGATACACGCCCGCCGCAGAGATTCTGGGCATTCCGGAGAAGGTCGACCCCTACGAGTACGAGGGGAAGGGCGAACTCACCGCCGCCTTCCAGGATCTGCACGCCATCAGCGATTCGTTCGACATCTGCAAGTTCAACGCCTTCGCGGAGGGAATCGAAGAGTACGTCCTCCAGTACAACGGCATGACGGGCCTCGACGTTAGCGAGGAGGAACTGCTCGAAGCTGGCGAACGCATCTACAACTTGGAGCGCTACTACAACAACCTCGTCGGCTTCGACGGCGCTGACGACTCGCTCCCGGCGCGCTTCCTCGAGGGCGAGGACGGCATCCCCGGGCAGGGCGCGAGCGAGGGCGAGTTCTGCGAACTCGACGAGATGAAAGAAGAGTACTACGACCACCGCGGCTGGGTCGACGGCGTCGTCCCCGACGAGAAACTCGAAGCCCTCGAGATCGATATTGGGCCGGGGACGGGTGTCTCTGCGGGCGATTCGCCGGCACCGGCAGACGACTGA
- a CDS encoding PadR family transcriptional regulator: MDQLTGFQRDLLYVIAGKDRPSGQQILDDINRYIDQPVTHGRLYPNLDTLVEKQLVEKGQLDRRTNYYALTPKGRRILQRRQEWVNQYVDV, translated from the coding sequence ATGGATCAGTTAACCGGATTCCAGCGTGATTTGCTGTACGTAATCGCAGGGAAGGATCGACCGTCGGGCCAGCAGATTCTCGACGATATCAATCGATATATCGACCAGCCGGTCACTCACGGACGGCTGTATCCGAATCTCGATACACTCGTCGAGAAACAGCTCGTCGAGAAAGGGCAACTCGACCGCCGGACGAACTACTACGCATTGACACCGAAAGGACGACGGATTTTGCAACGCCGTCAGGAGTGGGTCAACCAGTACGTCGACGTCTGA
- a CDS encoding NUDIX hydrolase: MPTDPLAWETTDREVAYTCPGFDIVNESVRLPDGTETDFDYLSEPSSVCILPFTPDGDVVCIDEWRQAVARVNRGLPVGGTEPDDTDLEAAARRELREETGYEADRMEPLVTVEPANGIADSVLHVFVAEDCQPTAEQELDHNESIRVEPVAFETVLESLLAGDIRDGRLALALSYYQLQEETE; this comes from the coding sequence ATGCCGACCGATCCGCTTGCCTGGGAAACCACCGATCGAGAGGTAGCATACACCTGTCCGGGCTTCGATATCGTTAACGAGTCCGTTCGATTGCCCGACGGCACCGAAACCGACTTCGATTATCTCTCCGAACCGTCGAGCGTCTGCATCCTCCCGTTCACACCCGACGGCGACGTCGTCTGCATCGACGAGTGGCGACAGGCTGTCGCCCGTGTCAATCGTGGCCTCCCCGTCGGCGGCACCGAACCCGACGACACCGACCTCGAAGCCGCTGCCCGCCGCGAACTCCGCGAGGAAACCGGCTACGAGGCCGACCGCATGGAACCGCTCGTCACGGTCGAACCCGCCAATGGCATCGCCGACTCCGTGTTGCACGTCTTCGTCGCCGAGGACTGTCAACCAACGGCTGAACAGGAACTCGACCACAACGAAAGCATCCGCGTCGAACCGGTCGCCTTCGAGACGGTACTCGAGTCCCTGCTGGCTGGCGACATTCGAGATGGCCGGCTGGCGCTTGCGCTGTCGTACTATCAGCTTCAGGAGGAAACTGAGTAG
- a CDS encoding AzlD family protein, protein MISDALSLDPLVVGVVLAMAAVTVLTKVGGIWIVRRFELSERFEAGLNVLPGAIVIAVLGPELANGGPAEWGAAAVVLVVMWRTESILLALCAGVLSVVGFRALL, encoded by the coding sequence ATGATCAGTGACGCGCTCTCGCTCGACCCGCTCGTCGTCGGCGTCGTCCTCGCGATGGCTGCCGTCACGGTTCTCACCAAGGTCGGCGGCATCTGGATCGTCCGCCGCTTCGAACTCAGCGAGCGATTCGAGGCCGGGCTGAACGTCCTCCCGGGCGCGATCGTGATCGCCGTTCTTGGCCCGGAACTCGCGAACGGCGGCCCGGCGGAGTGGGGTGCCGCAGCCGTCGTTCTGGTCGTCATGTGGCGCACCGAGAGCATTCTGCTCGCGCTCTGTGCGGGTGTGCTTTCGGTCGTGGGCTTCAGAGCGTTACTCTAA
- a CDS encoding DUF1328 family protein, with protein sequence MFEFAPPLQLAGDGFLYWAIVFFVLAIVAAAVGARGVAGISMEIARIFVLVFIVLAIVALLL encoded by the coding sequence ATGTTCGAATTCGCGCCACCGCTCCAGCTCGCCGGCGATGGATTCCTGTACTGGGCAATTGTCTTCTTCGTCCTCGCGATCGTTGCAGCCGCCGTCGGTGCGCGAGGCGTCGCCGGAATTTCGATGGAGATCGCACGAATCTTCGTGCTGGTGTTCATCGTGCTGGCGATCGTCGCACTCCTGTTATAA
- a CDS encoding NosD domain-containing protein produces the protein MRERSRNTLRLGVALVIGVVCIVGLTGLFIADVGSTTPPPAEFDDTVPVGLTLEDERGLDDAVSLPQAQVFYSQYQYVVGYYGVETFVDERQQAGHEQQFGHPLTVYVSDYSDTALELSAEGYPIPEQSPGWTDAETAWFVVDSDAQTPAGDTVVPFSEREDAETFAGDHGGSVYDWESVLEQSFDRDDATVARDRVDDHHQVADDRIEAVDSAADRPPSIVAGEETETIQEAIDQAPANTTVVVPEGTYEETLEIDRPITLAGEGEVTIRGDDNSTVITVTGDGVGIQNLAITGVGNQTQGGEDLPVDVDEDEWDATFTTYYAGTDAGIGAYGADNLHVSDIDVETPASGVIGYDSTDAVVRNVSVTGPDDPTDGLAGILLFQSPSVVESSSVQGGTNGIYLYRSPETVLRSNEADGNEIGVHLMHTSDTLIDGNELRSHPGAGIYVMTGPERNAIVDNDIRASETAISVGGSETYVASNVVTDNGLGLRVESTTSFYDGNVLAGNTVGADVTAMLPTNRVIENDFVENDEHATATSGPLRIWNDGDSGNYWQGGAAIAGDATGTHADRSYTPTDAVDSQLHRTDGTQTLVRAPSLQALAGLEGSVPGMRTGSIVDQTPTCEPNNPERLDRTDWAEAAWPCADATISTND, from the coding sequence GTGCGCGAACGCTCTCGGAACACGTTGCGTCTCGGCGTGGCACTCGTCATCGGAGTCGTGTGTATCGTCGGGCTCACCGGCCTCTTTATCGCCGACGTCGGCTCGACGACACCGCCACCCGCCGAGTTCGACGATACCGTCCCCGTCGGACTCACACTCGAGGACGAGCGCGGCCTCGACGACGCCGTTTCTCTCCCGCAGGCGCAGGTGTTCTACTCGCAATACCAGTACGTCGTCGGCTACTACGGCGTCGAGACCTTCGTCGACGAGCGCCAGCAAGCCGGCCACGAACAGCAGTTCGGCCACCCGCTGACGGTGTACGTCTCCGACTACAGCGACACCGCACTCGAGTTGAGTGCCGAGGGGTATCCGATTCCCGAGCAGTCACCCGGTTGGACCGACGCCGAGACCGCGTGGTTCGTCGTCGACAGTGACGCGCAGACGCCGGCGGGCGACACGGTTGTCCCGTTCAGCGAGCGCGAGGATGCCGAGACGTTCGCTGGTGACCACGGCGGTAGCGTCTACGACTGGGAGTCAGTACTCGAGCAGTCGTTCGACCGAGATGATGCGACGGTCGCTCGTGACCGTGTCGACGACCATCACCAGGTAGCGGATGACCGTATCGAGGCCGTCGACTCGGCCGCTGACCGGCCACCGTCGATCGTCGCCGGCGAAGAGACGGAGACGATTCAGGAGGCGATCGATCAGGCACCGGCGAACACGACCGTCGTTGTCCCCGAGGGAACCTACGAGGAGACACTCGAGATCGACCGACCGATCACGCTCGCCGGCGAGGGAGAGGTGACGATTCGCGGCGACGATAACAGTACTGTCATTACCGTCACAGGAGACGGCGTCGGGATCCAGAACCTCGCGATCACCGGCGTTGGCAACCAGACACAGGGTGGCGAGGATCTCCCCGTTGATGTCGACGAGGACGAGTGGGACGCGACCTTCACGACGTACTACGCCGGCACTGACGCAGGAATCGGAGCCTACGGTGCCGACAACCTCCACGTATCTGATATCGATGTCGAGACGCCTGCAAGCGGGGTGATCGGCTACGACAGCACGGATGCCGTTGTCCGGAACGTCTCAGTGACGGGTCCCGATGACCCGACAGATGGTCTCGCCGGCATCTTGCTGTTTCAGTCGCCCAGCGTGGTCGAATCGTCGAGCGTTCAGGGTGGAACGAACGGGATCTATCTCTACCGGTCTCCGGAGACGGTTCTCCGATCGAACGAGGCCGACGGCAACGAAATCGGCGTGCACCTGATGCACACGAGCGATACGCTGATCGACGGAAACGAACTCCGATCGCATCCCGGCGCTGGGATCTACGTAATGACCGGTCCCGAACGAAATGCAATCGTCGACAACGATATCCGAGCGAGCGAGACCGCCATCAGCGTCGGTGGCAGCGAGACGTACGTCGCATCGAACGTCGTCACCGACAACGGGCTCGGACTACGGGTGGAGTCCACCACCTCGTTCTACGACGGCAACGTCCTCGCCGGTAACACCGTCGGTGCGGACGTGACGGCGATGCTTCCGACCAATCGTGTCATCGAAAACGACTTCGTCGAGAACGACGAGCACGCGACGGCAACGTCCGGGCCACTTCGGATCTGGAACGACGGCGACAGCGGCAACTACTGGCAGGGCGGTGCAGCGATCGCAGGCGACGCCACCGGGACTCACGCCGACCGCTCGTATACGCCGACTGATGCAGTCGACTCTCAACTACACCGCACCGACGGAACACAGACACTCGTTCGAGCGCCGTCACTGCAAGCACTCGCCGGACTCGAGGGCTCGGTTCCCGGCATGCGGACGGGAAGTATCGTCGACCAAACGCCGACCTGCGAGCCGAACAATCCGGAACGACTCGACCGAACCGACTGGGCCGAGGCCGCCTGGCCGTGTGCCGACGCAACCATTTCGACCAATGACTGA
- a CDS encoding carboxymuconolactone decarboxylase family protein, whose product MATPETQAEIEQILGQVPSWMETIAAPASDHSWGIFRDLTLGETELSPREKGLIGVGVAAAISCPYCTHFHREEARLADVSEDELEEAVSLASSTRYFSTTLHGNEIDMDEFVAETAETVDHLKEQEAAPAGAD is encoded by the coding sequence ATGGCAACACCAGAAACCCAGGCGGAAATCGAACAGATACTCGGTCAGGTACCAAGCTGGATGGAAACCATTGCAGCACCTGCAAGCGACCACAGCTGGGGGATCTTCCGAGACCTCACGCTCGGCGAGACGGAGCTCTCACCGCGCGAGAAAGGACTCATCGGTGTCGGCGTCGCCGCCGCCATCTCGTGTCCGTACTGCACGCACTTCCACCGCGAGGAAGCACGGCTGGCCGACGTGAGCGAGGACGAACTCGAGGAGGCCGTCTCACTCGCCAGTTCGACCCGGTACTTCTCGACGACCCTGCACGGCAACGAGATCGACATGGACGAGTTCGTCGCCGAGACGGCCGAAACCGTCGACCACCTCAAGGAACAAGAGGCAGCGCCGGCCGGTGCCGACTGA
- a CDS encoding acyl-CoA thioesterase has translation MPVDQSQDSTATLERSYTEMSEILMPNETNNLGRALGGSVLHWMDICGAIAARRFSRCQVVTAAMDHVDFIAAIDLGDIVTTTGYVFETGHTSMDVKVDVHAERPESGQRTEAATSFFSFVALDAEETPASVPDLRCPSDAQQELRAIALEQRRARRRELADRTPDH, from the coding sequence ATGCCAGTTGACCAATCGCAGGATTCCACAGCCACACTTGAGCGATCGTACACGGAGATGAGTGAAATTCTGATGCCGAACGAGACGAACAACCTTGGCCGAGCACTTGGTGGATCAGTACTTCACTGGATGGACATCTGCGGTGCAATTGCTGCGCGACGGTTCTCTCGCTGTCAGGTCGTGACGGCGGCGATGGACCACGTCGATTTCATCGCTGCGATCGACCTCGGCGATATTGTGACGACGACCGGGTACGTGTTCGAGACCGGTCACACGAGTATGGATGTCAAAGTCGATGTCCACGCCGAACGTCCTGAGAGCGGACAACGAACTGAAGCGGCAACATCGTTTTTCAGCTTTGTCGCGCTCGATGCGGAAGAGACGCCTGCCAGCGTCCCTGACCTTCGCTGTCCGTCGGACGCACAGCAAGAACTTCGTGCGATCGCGCTGGAACAGCGGCGAGCTCGCCGCCGGGAACTCGCAGATCGAACGCCGGATCACTAG
- a CDS encoding AzlC family ABC transporter permease, with amino-acid sequence MEIDPETDAYSDQERSRRETDETAECAAESGVVAETESTGAKGKSNSRAERESDDGAERVPGTGTEPESDSNSGHVSRTSANPDPETVTFGWEGIRTGFLTCLPVALGVGGYGIAFGVLANQAGLSVAEAALMSATVVAGASQIVAVELWADPIPIAAVLVTTFAINLRYSLMGAALQPWFKHLSAAKVYGSLFVMADENWALTMRNLRSGAGYGAFLLGSGFAVWLFWVSATVIGAVAGGVVGDPTEYGFDFILAAVFLALAAELWEGKSSLVPWTVALAVAIVAAELVPGRWYILLGGLAAAAVEVIRYDQ; translated from the coding sequence ATGGAAATAGACCCGGAGACTGACGCGTATTCCGATCAGGAACGATCTAGACGGGAAACTGACGAGACGGCCGAGTGCGCGGCGGAGTCGGGTGTGGTGGCTGAAACTGAATCTACTGGAGCTAAGGGCAAGTCCAATAGCAGAGCCGAACGCGAGTCCGATGACGGGGCCGAGAGGGTGCCCGGTACCGGGACCGAACCTGAATCAGACTCGAATTCTGGGCACGTCTCACGCACCAGCGCGAATCCAGACCCCGAGACCGTCACGTTCGGCTGGGAAGGCATTCGAACCGGCTTTCTCACCTGTCTTCCCGTCGCGCTCGGCGTCGGCGGCTACGGCATCGCCTTTGGCGTGCTCGCTAACCAGGCTGGCTTGAGCGTCGCCGAAGCCGCGCTGATGAGCGCGACTGTCGTCGCCGGGGCCTCACAGATCGTCGCCGTCGAACTCTGGGCCGATCCGATTCCGATCGCTGCGGTGCTCGTCACGACGTTCGCGATCAACCTTCGATACTCGCTGATGGGCGCAGCGCTCCAGCCGTGGTTCAAGCACCTCTCGGCGGCGAAGGTGTATGGCAGCCTCTTCGTCATGGCTGACGAGAACTGGGCGCTGACGATGCGAAATCTCCGATCAGGGGCCGGATACGGCGCGTTCTTGCTCGGTAGCGGATTCGCTGTCTGGCTCTTCTGGGTGAGTGCGACCGTCATTGGTGCCGTCGCCGGCGGCGTCGTCGGCGATCCGACCGAGTACGGCTTCGACTTCATTCTCGCGGCCGTCTTCCTCGCACTTGCCGCCGAACTCTGGGAAGGCAAATCCTCGCTCGTCCCGTGGACCGTCGCGCTCGCAGTCGCTATCGTCGCAGCAGAACTCGTCCCGGGCCGATGGTACATTCTGCTCGGCGGCCTCGCAGCGGCCGCCGTCGAGGTGATTCGCTATGATCAGTGA
- the nrdR gene encoding transcriptional regulator NrdR, with protein sequence MNCPDCTHDRTRVIDTEARTGGTAVRRRRECRCCSFRFTTYERPAWDSLQVKKRDGALEPFDRAKLRAGIERAVEKRDVTDTTVTSLIDQVEATLQERETRLVSSNRIGELVSAQLREVDVVAYIRFVSVYKAFSDPEAFRRELDAVLDGTSGVDEGQSPQPTTETDNYHSDTTNP encoded by the coding sequence ATGAACTGCCCGGACTGCACCCACGACCGAACACGAGTCATCGACACTGAGGCGAGAACCGGCGGAACAGCCGTCCGACGGCGTCGCGAGTGTCGGTGCTGTTCGTTCCGATTTACAACCTACGAACGACCTGCGTGGGATTCCCTGCAGGTGAAGAAACGCGACGGCGCCCTCGAACCGTTCGACCGAGCGAAACTCCGTGCGGGAATCGAACGAGCCGTCGAGAAACGCGACGTCACCGACACGACCGTCACGTCGCTCATCGACCAGGTCGAGGCGACGCTGCAAGAACGGGAGACGCGACTCGTCTCGTCGAACCGGATCGGCGAACTCGTTTCAGCGCAGTTACGCGAGGTCGACGTTGTCGCGTACATCCGCTTCGTTTCGGTCTACAAGGCGTTCTCCGATCCCGAAGCGTTCCGGCGTGAACTCGACGCTGTCCTCGACGGGACCAGTGGCGTCGATGAGGGCCAGTCGCCGCAACCGACGACCGAGACAGACAACTACCACTCTGACACGACGAATCCATGA
- a CDS encoding ubiquitin-like small modifier protein 1: MELTLRFFATYRDAVGEKERTRTVDDDATVGDVLADLESQYDGLDGQLLESDEIRPQLSVLKNGRDVTHMAGAETVLEDGDVVSVFPPVAGGGAGGGGAGGGAGSDSGSSL, translated from the coding sequence ATGGAACTCACACTCCGCTTCTTTGCGACGTACCGCGACGCAGTCGGCGAAAAGGAACGAACCCGAACCGTCGACGACGATGCAACTGTCGGCGACGTCCTTGCCGACCTCGAGTCGCAGTACGACGGCCTCGACGGACAGCTACTCGAGTCCGACGAGATTCGCCCGCAGTTGAGTGTGCTCAAGAACGGGCGAGACGTGACGCACATGGCTGGAGCTGAGACTGTACTCGAGGACGGCGACGTTGTGTCGGTGTTTCCACCGGTAGCGGGTGGTGGTGCTGGTGGTGGTGGTGCTGGTGGTGGTGCTGGTAGTGACAGTGGGTCATCCTTGTGA
- the tgtA gene encoding tRNA guanosine(15) transglycosylase TgtA → MRECFEIRETDAGGRLGELTVPRADTTVETPALLPVINPNLDTISPRRLADEFGAEILITNSYIIHGTDDVREEALEKGLHELLDFPGAIMTDSGSFQLAEYGDIDVTTEEILEFQHAIGSDIGTPVDIPTPPDVPRERAEEELATTQERLEAAEDVDTGEMLVTAPVQGSTYPDLREEAGRHADATELDVFPVGAVVPLMNDYRYDDVVDAVAAAKRGLGADAPVHLFGAGHPMMFALAAAMGCDLFDSAAYALYARDDRYLTVRGTRNLDDLSYFPCSCPVCAANSPSDIRELPDKERETELAAHNLHVTFAEIRRIKQAIRAGNLLELVEQRARAHPTMLDGYRALLDHAAALEQTDPVSKGAFFYTSHESARRPEVLRHHQRLDRLSVPDSLLLTEGDAPRGDEFDDSWRVEPPFGPFPRALSKSYPLTAEVPDRTDRAAIAAAADGVTRLVEANPDTAFTLAHRGWPAAVLETVPATVELVDLDDE, encoded by the coding sequence ATGCGCGAGTGCTTCGAAATCCGGGAGACCGACGCTGGCGGCCGGCTTGGCGAGCTCACCGTTCCGAGAGCCGACACCACCGTCGAAACGCCCGCCCTCCTGCCGGTGATCAACCCGAATCTGGATACGATCAGCCCCCGTCGGCTCGCCGACGAGTTCGGCGCTGAAATTCTCATCACGAACTCCTATATCATCCACGGCACCGACGACGTCCGCGAGGAGGCACTCGAGAAAGGCCTCCACGAACTGCTCGACTTCCCGGGGGCGATCATGACTGACTCGGGCTCGTTCCAGCTCGCCGAGTACGGCGATATCGACGTCACCACGGAGGAGATCCTGGAATTTCAGCACGCGATTGGCTCGGATATCGGCACGCCGGTCGACATCCCGACGCCGCCGGACGTCCCCCGCGAGCGGGCGGAGGAGGAACTCGCGACGACACAGGAACGCCTCGAAGCCGCCGAAGACGTGGACACGGGCGAGATGCTCGTTACCGCACCTGTCCAGGGATCGACCTACCCGGATCTCCGGGAAGAGGCGGGCCGCCACGCCGACGCGACGGAGCTCGACGTCTTCCCAGTCGGCGCGGTCGTCCCGCTGATGAACGACTACCGCTACGACGACGTGGTCGACGCCGTTGCCGCCGCAAAGCGTGGCCTGGGTGCTGACGCACCGGTTCACCTCTTCGGTGCCGGCCACCCCATGATGTTCGCACTCGCCGCTGCGATGGGCTGTGACCTCTTTGACTCCGCGGCATATGCGCTCTACGCGCGCGATGACCGCTACCTCACCGTTCGCGGCACTCGGAATCTCGATGACCTGTCATATTTCCCCTGCTCGTGTCCCGTCTGTGCCGCCAACTCGCCGTCTGACATCCGTGAACTCCCGGACAAGGAGCGCGAAACAGAGCTCGCCGCCCATAACCTCCACGTCACGTTCGCGGAAATCCGACGTATCAAGCAGGCCATCCGTGCCGGCAACCTGCTCGAACTCGTCGAACAGCGCGCTCGCGCCCACCCGACGATGCTCGACGGCTACCGGGCACTGCTCGACCACGCGGCGGCACTCGAGCAGACGGATCCCGTCTCGAAGGGCGCGTTCTTCTACACGTCCCACGAGAGTGCGCGACGCCCCGAGGTCCTGCGACACCACCAGCGACTCGACCGGCTCTCGGTGCCGGACTCGCTGCTCCTGACAGAGGGAGACGCCCCGCGAGGCGACGAGTTCGACGATTCCTGGCGTGTCGAACCGCCGTTCGGTCCGTTCCCGCGAGCGCTCTCGAAGAGCTATCCGCTCACGGCCGAGGTGCCGGATCGGACGGACCGCGCCGCGATTGCAGCCGCTGCAGACGGCGTCACACGCCTGGTCGAGGCGAATCCGGACACAGCGTTCACGCTGGCACACCGGGGCTGGCCCGCGGCGGTACTCGAGACAGTACCAGCGACAGTTGAACTGGTGGATCTCGACGACGAGTGA